In a genomic window of Vigna radiata var. radiata cultivar VC1973A unplaced genomic scaffold, Vradiata_ver6 scaffold_294, whole genome shotgun sequence:
- the LOC106754356 gene encoding calcium-dependent protein kinase 2, translating into MGCCLTKDSEPERNGYRHAATGGVHTQKTHEPLVNQSRVPANQPYHIQEKHTASTAQTVPQMPWKPSGPAPSPKPVASVKQDTILGKQFEDVKQFYTLGKELGRGQFGVTYLCTENSTGIQYACKSISKRKLVSKSDKEDIKREIQIMQHMSGQPNIVEFKGAYEDRQSVHVVMELCAGGELFDRIIAKGHYSERAAASICRQIVNVVHICHFMGVMHRDLKPENFLLSSRDENALLKATDFGLSVFIEEGKVYRDIVGSAYYVAPEVLRRRCGKEIDIWSAGVILYILLSGVPPFWAESEKGIFDAILEGHIDFESQPWPNISNSAKDLVRKMLIQDPKKRITSAQVLDHPWIKDGNAPDKPIDSAVLSRMKQFRAMNKLKKLALKVIAENMSAEEIQGLKAMFTNMDTDKSGTITYEELKAGLQRLGSKLTEAEVKQLMDAADVDGNGSIDYIEFITATMHRHKLERDDQLFKAFQYFDKDNSGYITRDELESAMKEYGMGDDATIKEIISEVDTIISEVDTDHDGRINYEEFSAMMKSGNQQGKLF; encoded by the exons ATGGGTTGTTGCTTAACTAAAGATTCAGAACCAGAACGAAATGGTTACAGACATGCTGCTACAGGTGGTGTGCACACCCAGAAGACTCACGAACCTTTGGTCAACCAATCAAGAGTACCTGCAAATCAACCATATCATATACAGGAAAAGCATACTGCATCCACTGCTCAGACAGTGCCTCAGATGCCATGGAAGCCTTCTGGTCCTGCCCCCAGTCCTAAACCTGTGGCTAGTGTTAAGCAAGACACAATTCTAGGGAAGCAATTTGAAGATGTGAAGCAGTTCTACACACTTGGAAAGGAATTGGGTAGAGGGCAATTTGGGGTGACATATCTTTGCACTGAGAATTCAACTGGGATTCAGTATGCCTGCAAGTCTATTTCTAAGAGGAAACTTGTTAGTAAATCTGATAAGGAGGATATAAAGAGGGAGATTCAGATTATGCAGCATATGAGTGGGCAACCCAACATTGTTGAGTTCAAAGGGGCTTATGAGGATAGGCAATCAGTTCATGTTGTGATGGAGCTGTGTGCTGGTGGGGAGCTTTTTGATAGGATTATCGCCAAGGGGCATTACAGTGAGAGGGCTGCTGCTTCAATATGCAGACAAATTGTAAATGTAGTTCATATCTGCCATTTCATGGGTGTGATGCATAGGGATCTGAAGCCAGAGAATTTCTTGTTATCTAGTAGGGATGAAAATGCACTACTCAAGGCAACAGATTTTGGTTTATCCGTTTTCATTGAAGAAG GAAAGGTATATCGGGATATAGTTGGCAGTGCTTACTATGTTGCTCCTGAAGTTCTGCGGCGCAGATGTGGGAAAGAAATAGATATATGGAGTGCAGGAGTCATATTATATATCTTACTTAGTGGAGTCCCTCCATTTTGGGCTG AGTCTGAGAAGGGAATATTTGATGCCATACTGGAAGGTCACATTGATTTTGAAAGTCAACCATGGCCAAACATTTCAAACAGTGCCAAGGATCTGGTTCGTAAGATGCTTATACAGGATCCAAAGAAACGTATTACCTCTGCTCAAGTTCTTG ACCACCCATGGATTAAAGATGGAAATGCTCCAGACAAGCCAATAGACAGTGCAGTCCTTTCCAGAATGAAGCAATTCAGAGCAATGAATAAACTAAAGAAACTTGCCCTCAAG gtCATTGCTGAGAACATGTCTGCAGAAGAGATCCAAGGTTTGAAGGCAATGTTTACAAACATGGACACTGACAAGAGTGGTACAATCACCTATGAAGAACTAAAGGCGGGATTGCAAAGACTTGGCTCAAAGCTTACAGAGGCTGAAGTGAAACAGCTTATGGATGCT GCTGACGTAGATGGTAATGGCTCAATTGACTACATAGAATTCATCACTGCTACTATGCATAGACACAAGTTAGAAAGGGATGACCAACTCTTCAAGGCCTTCCAATATTTTGATAAAGACAACAGTGG GTATATTACAAGAGATGAGCTGGAATCAGCCATGAAAGAATATGGTATGGGTGATGATGCCACAATCAAGGAAATCATATCTGAAGTTGATACTATTATCTCTGAAGTGGATACAGATCAT GATGGTAGAATCAACTATGAAGAATTCTCTGCAATGATGAAGAGTGGAAACCAACAAGGCAAGCTATTCTAA